The proteins below are encoded in one region of Paraburkholderia aromaticivorans:
- a CDS encoding alpha/beta hydrolase family protein encodes MKTALLTKRGLIRPISAILCGCMAVWSAVTFAQSIQPGAPYPVGMKQLEYIDTAQGNRHLALTLFYPAVPAGSATPTRMVFFTNLHLYKNADIVSDGIKRPLVMFSHGHGSNGLYYAWFAEYLASRGYIVATLYHYRANTYDATIMYTRSKLWQRPVDISKDITFLLNDKRWGAHIDPDRIGVAGHSQGGFTSLWIGGAMVNPDKYLAYQQAWKNNELAPASLRKELPLDAAPALKVYDRRIKAVVAMAPGDLQGFGMDEESVAQLKVPAYIIVGARDTQAPPKENAEFAAKYAPHTQLDVMPGPVDHEIFANECDQYGRDTWPEMCIDAPGVDRTELHAYIGNAALKFFDTNLNVTRSPKN; translated from the coding sequence ACGTTCGCGCAATCGATCCAACCTGGCGCACCGTATCCGGTCGGGATGAAACAGCTGGAATACATCGACACAGCGCAGGGCAACCGACACCTCGCGCTCACGCTGTTCTATCCCGCCGTACCCGCCGGTTCGGCCACGCCGACGCGCATGGTTTTCTTCACCAACCTGCATCTCTACAAGAACGCCGACATCGTGTCCGATGGAATAAAGCGGCCGCTCGTCATGTTCTCCCACGGACATGGCAGCAACGGACTTTACTATGCCTGGTTTGCGGAGTATCTGGCGTCGCGCGGCTATATCGTGGCCACGTTGTATCACTACCGCGCCAACACGTATGACGCCACGATCATGTACACGCGAAGCAAACTCTGGCAGCGCCCGGTCGACATCAGCAAGGACATCACCTTCCTTCTGAACGACAAACGCTGGGGAGCGCATATCGATCCGGATCGGATCGGCGTCGCCGGTCATTCGCAGGGCGGCTTCACGTCGCTCTGGATTGGTGGCGCGATGGTGAATCCGGACAAGTACCTCGCCTATCAACAGGCCTGGAAGAACAACGAACTGGCGCCGGCCTCGCTGCGCAAGGAATTGCCGCTCGATGCCGCGCCGGCGCTCAAGGTGTACGACCGCCGCATCAAGGCGGTTGTCGCGATGGCGCCCGGTGATCTACAGGGTTTCGGCATGGATGAGGAAAGCGTGGCGCAATTGAAGGTGCCCGCTTATATCATCGTGGGTGCGAGGGACACGCAGGCGCCGCCCAAAGAGAATGCCGAATTCGCCGCGAAATACGCGCCGCACACGCAACTGGATGTGATGCCGGGTCCCGTCGATCATGAAATCTTCGCCAACGAATGTGACCAGTATGGCAGGGACACGTGGCCGGAAATGTGTATCGATGCACCGGGCGTGGATCGCACCGAACTGCACGCCTACATTGGCAATGCGGCGCTGAAGTTCTTCGACACCAATCTGAATGTGACGCGGAGCCCGAAAAACTAA
- a CDS encoding ester cyclase has protein sequence MDTPDLYNLYRDYIGCLNKQDWPNLGQYVDDDAHYNGQRIGLSGYREMLERDFREIPDLYFNIQLLISDPPYIASRLGFACTPKGAFLGLAVNGKRVSFTENVFYQFRNGKIEQVWSVIDKAAIEAQLESAGAA, from the coding sequence GTGGACACGCCTGACCTCTACAACCTCTACCGGGATTACATTGGCTGCCTGAACAAACAGGACTGGCCGAACCTCGGGCAGTACGTCGACGACGACGCGCACTACAACGGCCAGCGCATCGGCTTATCTGGTTATCGCGAGATGCTGGAGAGAGACTTCCGTGAAATTCCGGACCTTTATTTCAACATCCAGTTGTTGATTTCGGATCCGCCTTATATAGCCAGCCGGCTCGGCTTCGCCTGTACGCCGAAGGGCGCGTTCCTCGGTCTCGCCGTCAACGGGAAGCGCGTTTCCTTCACGGAGAACGTGTTCTATCAATTCCGCAATGGAAAGATCGAGCAGGTATGGTCAGTGATAGATAAGGCGGCCATCGAAGCGCAGCTCGAATCCGCCGGCGCCGCTTAA